From Achromobacter spanius, a single genomic window includes:
- a CDS encoding DMT family transporter, which yields MAYLWLILSGACSVAASVALKAAGSASAQAGAPSLLSQALPYVGAIGAYGLGFGFYALALRQLDLTLAYPLMVACAIAGVFAYGLLSGTETITAMRMAGAAFIAIGVFLISK from the coding sequence ATGGCATATCTTTGGCTGATACTCAGCGGGGCTTGCAGCGTGGCGGCCAGTGTGGCGCTCAAGGCCGCGGGGTCCGCTTCCGCGCAGGCGGGGGCGCCGTCCCTGCTGTCGCAGGCGCTGCCTTATGTGGGCGCCATCGGCGCGTACGGATTGGGCTTCGGCTTTTACGCGTTGGCGCTGCGCCAGCTGGATCTGACGCTGGCCTACCCGTTGATGGTGGCCTGCGCGATTGCGGGCGTGTTTGCCTACGGCCTGCTGTCCGGCACGGAGACGATCACGGCCATGCGGATGGCGGGCGCGGCCTTCATCGCCATCGGCGTCTTCCTCATTTCAAAGTAG
- a CDS encoding decaprenyl-phosphate phosphoribosyltransferase, with product MSALISLLRPQQWLKNGFVLIGLIFSHGWTDPALVFAVGVGFVAFCLASSAVYVLNDYHDRAADAAHPKKRLRAIASGRIGLPAARALIVVLFGLALGLPLVCGLWPVALAVAGYLSLNIAYTLSLKHKVLVDVFCIAAGFMIRLGCGTFAVGIIPSRWMLLCSFMLTLFLGFAKRRAEIASAPLDAPASQGSTRTVLRHYSPQLLDILVAITASTTLLAYGLYTVDADTAALHGTQHLIVTLPIVTFGVFRYIYLLYKGGSGEEPGRDLLADNQIRLAVLAWVAVVVLLVRT from the coding sequence ATGAGCGCGCTTATCTCGCTGCTGCGTCCGCAGCAATGGTTAAAGAACGGCTTTGTGCTGATCGGGCTGATCTTCAGCCACGGATGGACGGACCCGGCGCTGGTGTTCGCCGTGGGCGTGGGCTTCGTGGCGTTCTGCCTGGCGTCCAGCGCCGTCTATGTCCTGAACGACTATCACGACCGCGCCGCCGATGCGGCCCATCCCAAGAAGCGGCTGCGCGCCATTGCCAGCGGGCGGATCGGCTTGCCCGCCGCGCGCGCGCTGATCGTCGTGCTGTTCGGCTTGGCGCTGGGCCTGCCGCTCGTGTGTGGACTGTGGCCGGTAGCGCTGGCCGTGGCCGGCTACCTGTCCTTGAACATTGCCTACACCCTGAGCCTGAAGCACAAGGTGCTGGTCGATGTCTTCTGTATTGCGGCGGGCTTCATGATCCGCCTGGGCTGCGGCACCTTTGCGGTGGGCATCATCCCGTCGCGCTGGATGCTGCTGTGCAGTTTCATGCTGACCCTGTTCCTGGGCTTTGCCAAGCGGCGCGCCGAGATCGCGTCGGCGCCGCTGGATGCCCCGGCATCGCAAGGCAGCACGCGCACCGTGCTGCGCCACTATTCGCCGCAACTGCTGGACATCCTGGTGGCCATCACCGCCAGCACGACGCTGCTGGCGTATGGCCTCTATACGGTGGACGCAGACACCGCCGCGCTGCACGGCACGCAGCATCTGATTGTCACGCTGCCCATCGTCACGTTCGGCGTCTTTCGGTATATCTACCTGCTGTACAAGGGCGGATCGGGTGAAGAGCCGGGCCGCGATCTGCTCGCCGACAACCAGATCCGCCTTGCCGTGCTGGCCTGGGTGGCGGTGGTGGTTTTGCTGGTAAGGACGTAG
- a CDS encoding MFS transporter — protein MSIAIAAAGGPGLYTPSMRRRVIAGTTIGNALEFFDFTVFTFLMLVIGPLFFPAVSGYGQLLLTTATFGVGFLMRPVGGMLIGSYADRHGRRAAMTLTLWLMGLGCALIAVAPTHAQMGVVGPVLMVLARLVQGFAAGGEVGASTTLLVEHAPPGKRGFYSSWQFGSQSLGVMLGALTVAILTAALTKEEMQAWGWRVPFVIGILTVPVGAYIRRNLEETLEPAPAAGARTAAAGHQPLRRVFAEYKLTIVKGILLVIGGMVCAQIIGFYMPAYATKELGLPATSTLFASVVLGAIGFALAPFVGMLADRVGRKRVIFWSRAVTVCVLLPCFQWLVSAPSTGRLMTVIALLAVLLALQTAPVITMLPELFPKAVRTTGMSVVYGLGISVFGGFAQFFVTWLLHVTGNPMAPAWYLMVTVTLSTVVLFWIQDRTGHDIDSQES, from the coding sequence ATGTCTATCGCCATCGCCGCCGCCGGCGGCCCAGGGTTGTACACGCCGTCGATGCGCCGCCGCGTTATTGCCGGCACCACCATCGGCAACGCGCTGGAATTCTTCGATTTCACCGTCTTCACGTTCCTGATGCTGGTCATCGGCCCGCTGTTCTTTCCCGCGGTATCCGGCTACGGCCAGTTGCTGCTGACCACCGCCACCTTCGGCGTGGGCTTTCTGATGCGGCCGGTGGGGGGCATGCTGATCGGCTCGTATGCGGACCGCCACGGCCGCCGCGCGGCCATGACGCTGACGCTGTGGCTGATGGGTCTGGGCTGTGCGCTCATCGCCGTAGCGCCGACCCATGCGCAGATGGGCGTGGTTGGACCCGTGCTGATGGTGCTGGCGCGGCTGGTCCAGGGCTTTGCGGCGGGCGGCGAGGTCGGCGCCTCGACGACGCTGCTGGTGGAACACGCCCCGCCCGGCAAGCGCGGCTTTTATTCGAGCTGGCAGTTCGGCAGCCAATCGCTCGGCGTGATGCTGGGCGCGTTGACCGTGGCGATCCTGACCGCGGCGCTGACCAAGGAGGAGATGCAGGCCTGGGGTTGGCGGGTGCCGTTCGTCATCGGCATCCTTACCGTGCCGGTGGGCGCCTACATCCGCCGCAATCTGGAGGAAACGCTGGAACCCGCGCCGGCCGCCGGCGCCAGAACGGCCGCCGCCGGCCACCAGCCGCTGCGCCGCGTCTTTGCCGAGTACAAGCTCACGATCGTCAAGGGCATCCTGCTCGTGATCGGCGGCATGGTGTGCGCGCAGATCATTGGCTTTTACATGCCGGCTTACGCCACCAAGGAACTCGGCCTGCCGGCCACGTCCACGCTGTTTGCCAGCGTCGTGCTGGGTGCGATCGGCTTCGCGCTGGCGCCGTTCGTCGGCATGCTGGCCGACCGGGTGGGGCGCAAGCGCGTCATCTTCTGGTCGCGCGCCGTGACGGTCTGCGTGCTGCTGCCGTGCTTCCAGTGGCTGGTTTCCGCGCCCAGCACCGGGCGGCTGATGACGGTCATCGCGCTGCTGGCCGTGCTGCTGGCGCTGCAGACCGCGCCCGTCATCACGATGCTGCCCGAACTGTTTCCGAAGGCCGTGCGCACCACGGGCATGTCCGTGGTGTACGGTCTGGGCATCTCGGTCTTCGGCGGCTTCGCGCAATTCTTCGTGACGTGGCTGCTGCACG
- the denD gene encoding D-erythronate dehydrogenase: MKILITGGAGFLGQRLARKLLERGTLSLEGGKPQTITQIDLLDVVKADALQDPRVRSLEGDIADPAVLRQAIDTDTRAIFHLAAIVSGQAEADFDLGMRINLDASRALLETCRALGHKPRVIFTSSVAVYGGSLPDTVRDDTALNPQSSYGTQKAIAELLLADYTRRGFVDGRVLRLPTISVRPGRPNAAASSFASGMIREPLNGEPAVCPVGADTRLWLLSPRGAIAALIAGCELDAGAMADRAPINLPGVSVTAAEMAQALREVAGDEVADRISWQADERVERIVGSWPGRWDTSRATRLGLTGDGSFADIVRAYMADDLKR; encoded by the coding sequence ATGAAGATACTGATCACCGGCGGCGCCGGATTCCTGGGCCAGCGGCTGGCGCGCAAACTGCTCGAGCGCGGCACGCTGTCGCTGGAAGGCGGCAAGCCCCAGACCATCACGCAAATCGATCTGCTGGACGTCGTGAAGGCGGACGCCCTGCAGGATCCGCGCGTGCGTTCGCTGGAGGGCGACATTGCCGACCCGGCGGTGCTGCGGCAAGCCATCGATACCGACACGCGCGCCATTTTTCATCTGGCGGCTATCGTCAGCGGACAAGCGGAGGCAGACTTCGACCTGGGCATGCGCATCAACCTGGACGCCTCGCGCGCGTTGCTGGAAACCTGCCGCGCGCTGGGCCACAAGCCGCGCGTCATTTTCACCAGTTCCGTGGCGGTGTACGGCGGCAGTCTGCCCGACACCGTGCGCGACGATACCGCGCTCAATCCGCAATCGTCTTACGGCACGCAGAAGGCCATCGCCGAACTGCTGCTGGCCGACTACACGCGGCGCGGCTTCGTCGACGGCCGTGTGTTGCGCCTGCCGACCATCAGCGTGCGTCCCGGCCGCCCGAACGCGGCCGCGTCGTCGTTCGCCAGCGGCATGATCCGCGAACCCCTGAATGGCGAACCGGCCGTGTGTCCGGTCGGCGCGGACACGCGCCTGTGGCTGCTGTCGCCGCGTGGCGCGATCGCTGCCTTGATCGCGGGCTGCGAGCTGGATGCCGGCGCGATGGCAGACCGGGCGCCCATCAACCTGCCGGGTGTGTCGGTCACGGCAGCCGAGATGGCGCAGGCCTTGCGCGAGGTCGCGGGCGACGAGGTCGCCGACCGCATCAGCTGGCAGGCGGACGAGCGCGTCGAGCGCATCGTCGGCAGCTGGCCCGGGCGTTGGGACACCTCTCGCGCCACACGGTTGGGACTGACGGGCGATGGCAGCTTTGCCGACATCGTTCGCGCCTACATGGCCGACGACCTGAAGCGTTGA
- the ltnD gene encoding L-threonate dehydrogenase, with protein MSNSTETPRRVGVIGLGAMGAGIAQSLRRAGHAVHVYDIRADAAAAFAAQGGVACASLADMAQACEIVVSVVVNAQQTESVLFGDGGIAAALRPGSVFVMCSTVDPNWSVALEGRLAELGILYLDAPISGGAAKAAAGQMTMMTAGSAAAYEACGSVLESMAGKVYRLGDCAGAGSKVKIINQLLAGVHIAAAAEAMALGLREGVDADALYEVITNSAGNSWMFENRMPHVLAGDYTPLSAVDIFVKDLGLVLDTARHTRFPLPLASTAHQMFMQASSAGHGREDDSAVIKIFPGISLPEAK; from the coding sequence ATGAGCAATTCCACAGAAACTCCGCGCCGCGTTGGCGTCATTGGCCTGGGCGCGATGGGCGCGGGCATTGCCCAAAGCCTGCGCCGCGCCGGGCACGCAGTCCACGTTTACGACATTCGCGCTGACGCCGCGGCGGCCTTCGCGGCGCAGGGCGGCGTGGCCTGCGCCAGCCTGGCGGACATGGCGCAGGCCTGCGAGATCGTGGTCAGCGTGGTCGTCAATGCGCAGCAGACCGAGTCGGTGCTGTTTGGCGACGGCGGCATTGCCGCCGCGTTGCGGCCGGGATCGGTATTCGTCATGTGCTCCACCGTGGATCCCAACTGGTCCGTGGCGTTGGAAGGGCGCCTGGCCGAGCTGGGCATCCTGTATCTGGACGCGCCCATCTCCGGCGGCGCGGCCAAGGCGGCCGCCGGCCAGATGACCATGATGACCGCCGGCAGCGCGGCGGCGTACGAGGCCTGCGGATCCGTGCTGGAATCGATGGCCGGCAAGGTCTATCGCCTGGGCGATTGCGCGGGCGCGGGCAGCAAGGTCAAGATCATCAACCAGCTGCTGGCCGGCGTGCACATCGCGGCCGCCGCCGAGGCCATGGCGCTGGGCTTGCGCGAAGGCGTGGATGCCGATGCCTTGTATGAAGTCATCACGAATAGCGCGGGCAACAGCTGGATGTTCGAGAACCGCATGCCGCACGTGCTGGCAGGCGACTACACGCCGCTGTCCGCGGTGGACATCTTTGTGAAGGACCTGGGGTTGGTGCTGGATACCGCAAGACACACCCGGTTCCCATTGCCGCTTGCATCCACCGCGCACCAGATGTTCATGCAGGCGTCGTCGGCCGGCCATGGCCGGGAAGACGACAGCGCGGTGATCAAGATTTTCCCGGGCATTTCCCTGCCGGAGGCCAAATGA
- the otnK gene encoding 3-oxo-tetronate kinase: MTIKLGCIADDFTGATDLANNLVRAGMRTVQTIGTPGAPLRDDADAVVVALKTRTMPADEAVAQSLAALHWLRAQGAQQIYFKYCSTFDSTPQGNIGPVTDALMTSLGTSFTIATPAFPDNKRTVFKGYLFAGDVLLNESGMQHHPLTPMTDPNLVRVLAAQTSRRVGLIDYSVVARGTAAIRDRIQELMSQGIEIAIVDAVSNDDLLALGPALHGMPLVTAGSGVAIGLPGNWGLAATGSAGVARAQGLQAVVAGSCSAATNAQVAAFIETGRPALALDPMKLAAGEDVAGQALAWAEPRMQDGPVLIYSTAQPDAVRQTQGALGASQAGAMIEAAIARVAAGLVERGVRQLIVAGGETSGAVVQALGMEQITIGDQIDPGVPWCAGYAPVAQADISIALKSGNFGSRDFFTKAFR, translated from the coding sequence ATGACGATCAAGCTGGGCTGTATCGCCGACGATTTCACGGGCGCCACCGACTTGGCGAACAATCTGGTCCGCGCGGGCATGCGTACGGTGCAGACCATCGGCACGCCGGGCGCGCCGCTGCGTGACGACGCGGATGCCGTGGTGGTCGCCTTGAAGACCCGCACCATGCCCGCCGACGAGGCCGTGGCGCAATCGCTGGCAGCTTTGCATTGGCTGCGCGCGCAGGGGGCGCAGCAGATCTACTTCAAGTACTGCTCCACCTTCGACAGCACGCCGCAGGGCAATATCGGGCCGGTCACCGATGCCCTGATGACAAGCCTGGGTACGTCCTTCACCATTGCGACACCGGCATTTCCGGACAACAAGCGCACCGTGTTCAAGGGCTATCTGTTTGCGGGCGACGTGCTGCTGAACGAATCCGGCATGCAGCACCATCCGCTGACGCCGATGACCGACCCCAACCTCGTGCGGGTGCTGGCGGCGCAGACGTCGCGCCGTGTGGGGCTCATCGATTACAGCGTGGTCGCTCGCGGCACGGCCGCCATTCGCGACCGCATCCAGGAACTGATGTCGCAGGGCATCGAGATCGCCATCGTCGACGCCGTGTCCAACGACGACCTGCTGGCGCTGGGCCCGGCGCTGCACGGCATGCCGTTGGTGACGGCCGGCTCCGGCGTGGCCATCGGCCTGCCGGGCAACTGGGGGCTGGCGGCCACGGGTTCCGCCGGCGTGGCCCGCGCGCAAGGCTTGCAGGCGGTCGTGGCGGGCAGTTGCTCGGCTGCGACGAATGCGCAGGTGGCGGCCTTCATTGAAACCGGCCGGCCGGCGCTGGCGCTGGATCCCATGAAACTGGCGGCAGGCGAGGACGTGGCCGGGCAGGCGCTGGCCTGGGCCGAGCCGCGCATGCAGGACGGCCCGGTGCTCATCTATTCAACGGCGCAGCCTGACGCCGTGCGGCAAACCCAGGGCGCGCTGGGCGCGAGCCAGGCGGGCGCCATGATCGAAGCGGCAATCGCGCGCGTTGCCGCCGGGCTGGTGGAACGCGGGGTGCGGCAACTGATCGTGGCAGGCGGCGAGACATCGGGAGCGGTGGTGCAGGCGCTGGGCATGGAGCAGATCACGATCGGCGACCAGATTGATCCGGGCGTGCCGTGGTGCGCCGGTTACGCGCCGGTGGCGCAAGCGGACATCAGCATTGCGCTGAAATCCGGCAACTTCGGCAGCCGGGATTTTTTCACGAAGGCATTCCGCTAG
- a CDS encoding aldolase produces the protein MTEETRVREEICTIGASLYARGYTVGAAGNISARLDDGWLITPTDACLGRLDPAELSKVDQSGNWVAGGKPSKTLLLHQGIYRASPESRGIVHTHSTHLVALTLAGVWRPDEVLPPITPYQVMKVGRIPLIGYRRPGDPQAAAEVAAVAAHVRGALFERLGPVVWERSVSHASYALEELEETARLWLMTQPRPEPLPDEAIEALRATFGARY, from the coding sequence ATGACTGAAGAAACTCGCGTCCGCGAAGAAATCTGCACTATCGGCGCAAGCCTCTATGCGCGCGGCTACACCGTCGGCGCGGCCGGCAACATCAGCGCCAGGCTGGACGATGGTTGGCTCATCACACCCACCGACGCCTGCCTGGGCCGGCTGGATCCCGCCGAGCTTTCCAAGGTCGATCAGAGCGGCAACTGGGTCGCCGGCGGCAAGCCGTCCAAGACCTTGCTGCTGCATCAGGGCATCTACCGCGCCAGCCCGGAATCCCGCGGCATCGTGCATACACACTCCACCCATCTGGTTGCGCTGACGCTTGCAGGCGTGTGGCGGCCGGACGAGGTCTTGCCGCCTATCACGCCCTACCAGGTCATGAAGGTGGGGCGCATTCCGCTGATCGGCTATCGCCGTCCGGGCGACCCGCAAGCTGCCGCCGAGGTCGCCGCCGTGGCGGCTCATGTGCGCGGCGCCTTGTTCGAGCGGCTGGGCCCGGTGGTCTGGGAACGGTCTGTGTCCCACGCGTCCTATGCGCTTGAGGAACTGGAAGAAACCGCCCGTCTCTGGCTGATGACCCAACCGCGCCCCGAGCCCCTGCCGGACGAGGCCATCGAGGCCCTGCGCGCTACGTTCGGCGCGCGCTACTGA
- a CDS encoding LysR substrate-binding domain-containing protein: protein MNLRQLRAFVLIAEHRSIRAAARALFVTQPAATRSLRELEQSVGAELVRRSVKGVELTPYGDALYKRAVLILQEARRAQEEIGQMRDGEGGTLNLAISSAALTVLPAALAAFRARMPRVSVAFNEVAPPYSHEQLDSGRYDFLVQTEYDGDIDDGFARTTLFTLPLAVGARAGHPLRGARTLAELHDALWLLPGNIQAPANLLRLAFDAHGLPAPRDVIPCQSIAVALSIIAESDALGIFVRNLFDHQLLPRALRMVRLDHPLPAARVSVLTRADSPPTPAAQCFMDCLLSAQAASSMPATPGQTG, encoded by the coding sequence ATGAACCTGCGCCAACTCCGCGCCTTTGTGCTGATCGCCGAGCATCGCAGCATCCGCGCTGCAGCGCGGGCGCTCTTTGTCACCCAGCCCGCCGCCACCCGCAGCCTGCGCGAGCTGGAGCAGAGCGTGGGCGCGGAACTGGTGCGCCGCAGCGTCAAGGGGGTCGAACTCACCCCGTACGGCGACGCGCTGTACAAGCGCGCCGTGCTGATCCTGCAGGAAGCGCGCCGCGCGCAGGAAGAGATCGGCCAGATGCGCGACGGCGAAGGCGGCACGCTGAACCTGGCCATCAGCTCGGCGGCGCTGACCGTGCTGCCCGCCGCGCTGGCCGCGTTTCGCGCACGCATGCCGCGCGTCTCGGTGGCCTTCAATGAAGTCGCGCCGCCTTACAGCCACGAGCAACTGGATTCCGGCCGCTACGACTTCCTGGTGCAAACCGAGTACGACGGCGACATCGACGACGGCTTTGCGCGGACCACGCTGTTCACGCTGCCGCTGGCGGTGGGCGCGCGCGCGGGCCATCCGCTGCGTGGTGCGCGCACGCTGGCCGAGCTGCACGATGCGCTATGGCTGCTGCCGGGCAACATCCAGGCGCCCGCGAACCTGCTGCGGCTGGCGTTCGACGCGCATGGGTTGCCGGCCCCGCGTGACGTGATTCCCTGCCAGTCCATCGCGGTGGCGCTGTCGATCATCGCGGAGAGCGACGCGCTGGGCATCTTCGTGCGCAACCTGTTTGACCATCAGTTGCTGCCGCGCGCGCTGCGCATGGTCCGTCTGGATCATCCGCTGCCCGCGGCGCGCGTGTCGGTCCTGACGCGTGCCGACTCGCCGCCGACGCCGGCCGCGCAGTGCTTCATGGATTGCCTCCTGAGCGCGCAGGCAGCGTCTTCCATGCCGGCGACACCCGGGCAAACCGGCTGA
- the otnI gene encoding 2-oxo-tetronate isomerase, which yields MPRLAANLSMMYTEHAFLERFTAAAADGFRGVEFLFPYDFTATEIKSRLDAHGLTQALFNAPPGDWAAGERGIASLPGREDEFRRGLDQALEYAAVLGNRHLHVMAGLIQPGQDRAAHWEVYVKNLALAARMAATAGVTVVIEPINPRDIPGFFLNRQDDAQAIRAEVGADNLKVQFDIYHCQIVEGDIAVKLERDMAGIGHIQVAGVPDRHEPDLGELNYPYLFQRIDALGYDGWIGCEYRPRAGTSEGLGWAQPYLTHR from the coding sequence ATGCCGCGCCTGGCCGCAAACCTAAGCATGATGTACACGGAACATGCCTTCCTGGAGCGCTTCACCGCCGCGGCGGCGGACGGCTTCAGGGGGGTGGAGTTCCTGTTTCCCTACGATTTCACGGCGACCGAGATCAAGTCGCGCCTGGACGCGCACGGCCTGACGCAGGCCCTGTTCAATGCGCCGCCGGGGGACTGGGCAGCGGGTGAGCGCGGCATCGCATCGCTTCCGGGCCGCGAAGATGAGTTCCGGCGTGGTCTGGACCAGGCGCTGGAATACGCAGCAGTGCTGGGCAACCGCCATCTGCACGTGATGGCGGGGTTGATCCAACCCGGCCAAGACCGCGCCGCGCACTGGGAGGTCTACGTCAAGAACCTGGCGCTTGCCGCGCGCATGGCCGCCACCGCTGGCGTGACCGTGGTGATCGAGCCCATCAACCCGCGCGACATCCCGGGCTTTTTCCTGAACCGCCAGGACGATGCGCAGGCCATCCGCGCCGAGGTGGGCGCGGACAACCTTAAGGTGCAGTTCGACATCTACCACTGCCAGATCGTCGAAGGCGACATCGCCGTGAAGCTCGAGCGCGACATGGCCGGCATCGGCCACATCCAGGTGGCGGGCGTGCCGGACCGGCACGAGCCCGACCTTGGCGAGCTGAACTATCCCTACCTGTTCCAGCGTATCGACGCGCTGGGGTATGACGGCTGGATCGGCTGCGAATACCGCCCGCGCGCCGGAACCTCCGAAGGCCTGGGCTGGGCCCAACCCTATCTAACCCATCGTTGA
- a CDS encoding FadR/GntR family transcriptional regulator: protein MAFPRLPAVPTLTDTVAKRLLAEIDEGRVLPGEKLPTEIALAEQFGVSRTVIREAVSRLRQDGVVEARQGSGVFVTGHSGNRALRIDAAELSSLEAVLHIVDLRRALETEVAAQAAASRKKQDMVEIDAALAAISQAVDNGGDGVKEDVAFHRSIARATGNPYFLTTLAFVSQFLEAATRVTRGNEARHANLMRDVMQEHIAIVEAIRRKDVDGAREAARVHMVNAAKRLSQAHR from the coding sequence ATGGCGTTTCCCCGACTTCCCGCTGTTCCCACCCTGACCGACACGGTCGCCAAGCGTCTGCTCGCCGAGATCGACGAAGGACGCGTGCTGCCCGGTGAAAAGCTGCCCACGGAAATCGCCCTGGCCGAACAGTTTGGCGTCAGTCGCACGGTGATCCGCGAAGCCGTCTCGCGGCTACGCCAGGATGGCGTGGTCGAAGCCCGGCAAGGCAGCGGCGTCTTCGTCACGGGGCACAGCGGCAACCGGGCGCTGCGGATCGACGCAGCCGAGCTCTCGTCACTGGAGGCCGTGCTGCACATCGTGGATTTGCGCCGGGCCCTGGAAACCGAAGTGGCGGCGCAAGCCGCCGCCAGCCGCAAGAAGCAGGACATGGTCGAGATCGACGCGGCGCTGGCTGCGATCTCTCAGGCCGTGGACAACGGCGGCGATGGCGTGAAGGAAGATGTGGCCTTTCACCGCAGCATCGCGCGCGCCACCGGCAACCCGTACTTTCTGACCACGCTTGCGTTCGTCAGCCAGTTCCTGGAAGCCGCCACGCGCGTCACACGCGGCAACGAGGCGCGCCACGCCAACCTGATGCGCGACGTCATGCAGGAACACATCGCCATCGTCGAGGCCATCCGGCGCAAGGACGTGGACGGCGCCCGAGAGGCCGCCCGCGTTCACATGGTCAATGCCGCCAAGCGGTTGAGCCAGGCGCACCGCTGA
- a CDS encoding MFS transporter — protein sequence MPPMELASNAVPAASSPPESRETARAYAKVFWRLVPFLMLCYVIAYLDRVNVGFAKLQMSQDLGFSETVFGLGAGVFFIGYFLFEVPSNLLMHRLGARIWIARIMITWGILSGMFMFVETPTGFYILRFLLGLAEAGFYPGVILYLTYWYPAHRRAKIIALFMSAIPVAGIFGNPLSGWIMEAFHGTHGLQGWQWMFLIEAVPALVIGVVTVMYLDNGIASAKWLSDDEKKLLTREIEQDQKQTGTQKHSLRAVFADKRVWWMCLIYFAFVAGQYGLTFWMPTLIKSTGVTGAFNIGLLSAIPFLCAIVVMNLLGHSADRRRERRWHLIVPALAGAVGFTAAASFADNTVVSLVFLSMAAAGVLTCAPLFWSLPTAFLSGTAAAAGIAIVNSVGNLAGFASPYMIGYLKDLTSSTASGMYVLAGVLVIGAIAVWFTPAKLVNR from the coding sequence ATGCCCCCGATGGAACTGGCGTCCAACGCCGTGCCCGCGGCTTCCTCGCCGCCCGAGTCCCGCGAAACCGCTCGCGCGTATGCCAAGGTGTTCTGGCGGCTGGTGCCGTTCCTGATGCTTTGTTATGTCATCGCCTATCTGGACCGTGTCAACGTCGGCTTCGCCAAGCTGCAGATGTCGCAGGACCTGGGCTTTAGCGAAACCGTTTTTGGCCTGGGCGCCGGCGTTTTCTTTATTGGCTATTTCCTGTTCGAAGTGCCCAGCAACCTGCTGATGCACCGGCTGGGCGCGCGCATCTGGATCGCGCGCATCATGATCACGTGGGGGATTCTGTCGGGCATGTTCATGTTCGTTGAAACCCCGACAGGCTTCTACATCCTGCGCTTTCTGCTGGGGTTGGCCGAAGCCGGGTTCTATCCCGGCGTGATCCTGTATCTGACCTACTGGTACCCGGCCCACCGCCGCGCGAAGATCATCGCGCTGTTCATGTCGGCCATTCCGGTGGCGGGCATCTTCGGCAATCCGCTGTCCGGCTGGATCATGGAGGCCTTTCACGGCACGCACGGCCTGCAGGGCTGGCAATGGATGTTCCTGATCGAGGCCGTGCCCGCGCTGGTGATCGGCGTGGTCACCGTCATGTATCTGGACAACGGCATCGCCAGCGCCAAATGGCTGAGCGACGACGAAAAGAAGCTGCTGACGCGCGAGATCGAGCAGGACCAGAAGCAGACCGGCACGCAGAAGCACTCGTTGCGCGCGGTGTTTGCCGACAAGCGCGTGTGGTGGATGTGCCTGATCTACTTTGCCTTCGTCGCCGGGCAGTATGGGCTGACGTTCTGGATGCCCACGCTGATCAAGTCGACCGGCGTGACGGGGGCGTTCAACATCGGCCTGCTCAGCGCCATTCCCTTCCTGTGCGCCATCGTCGTGATGAACCTGCTGGGCCATTCCGCGGACCGGCGGCGCGAGCGCCGCTGGCACCTGATCGTGCCGGCGCTGGCAGGCGCCGTGGGCTTCACGGCAGCGGCTTCGTTTGCCGACAACACCGTGGTGTCGCTGGTGTTCCTGTCCATGGCGGCCGCGGGCGTGCTGACCTGCGCACCGCTGTTCTGGTCGCTGCCGACCGCATTCCTGTCCGGCACGGCCGCTGCCGCCGGCATTGCCATCGTCAACTCCGTGGGCAACCTGGCCGGTTTCGCCAGTCCGTACATGATCGGCTATCTGAAGGACCTGACCAGTTCCACCGCGTCCGGCATGTACGTGCTGGCGGGCGTTCTGGTCATTGGCGCCATCGCGGTCTGGTTCACGCCGGCCAAACTGGTCAACCGCTAG
- a CDS encoding HAD-IB family hydrolase produces MATRTQFPVSTRVIAAFDFDGTLTQRDTFVPFLAHLSWVRLLAAFVRTAPALTAFALRLRTNEDAKQSLCRAALRGRSRNELARIARAWVHTIPLRPTLIERLRWHQQRGDRCVLVSASPDIYLEDAARYLGFDDLICTRMAVDAQGCLTGDFDGPNCWGPEKLRRLTERYGGPDQYELHAYGDSRGDQWLIDAAQHAWYRGQAVKP; encoded by the coding sequence ATGGCTACACGAACGCAGTTTCCCGTTTCCACGCGCGTCATTGCGGCCTTCGACTTCGACGGCACGCTCACTCAGCGCGACACTTTCGTCCCCTTCCTGGCGCATCTTTCATGGGTGCGTTTGCTGGCGGCATTCGTGCGGACCGCGCCCGCGCTGACCGCGTTCGCGCTGCGCCTGCGCACCAACGAAGACGCCAAGCAATCGCTCTGCCGCGCCGCGTTGCGCGGGCGCTCGCGCAACGAACTGGCCCGCATTGCCCGCGCCTGGGTGCACACCATCCCGCTGCGGCCGACGCTCATCGAGCGGCTGCGCTGGCACCAGCAGCGCGGCGACCGCTGCGTGCTGGTCAGCGCCTCGCCCGACATCTACCTGGAAGACGCGGCCCGATACCTCGGGTTCGACGACCTCATCTGCACGCGCATGGCGGTCGACGCGCAGGGCTGTCTGACCGGCGACTTTGACGGTCCCAACTGCTGGGGCCCCGAAAAGCTGCGGCGCCTGACCGAGCGCTACGGCGGTCCGGACCAATACGAACTGCACGCCTATGGCGACAGCCGCGGCGACCAGTGGCTCATCGACGCGGCCCAGCACGCCTGGTATCGCGGGCAGGCGGTCAAACCATGA